The Arthrobacter sp. PM3 genome contains the following window.
GCGCAGCTTCACGCCGGTCCGGGCGTAGGACGAGCTGGTCCGGGGCAGGTCCGCGGCGGTGGTGGCCACCAGCAGGGTGTCCGCGTCCAGCCACGAGGCGTTGCCTTTGCCGGTCGGGAGGTCGAAGCCGCCCTCGGCCGGGTCCACGAAGCCGCGGGTCTCGACGTCGAATTCCCGGTAGCGGTTGGCGTCCCCGCCGTCGGGGGAGAACGCCAGCAGCGCCCGGCGGTGCGGTTCGCCCGGGGCCGGGCGGAGGAAGTTGGCGCCGTGGAAAACCCAGTCCTGGCCTTCAGCGGCGGCGAGGGCGTCGACATCCAGCAGGACGTCCCACTCCGGGGTCCCGGCCCGGTAGCTGTCCCAGCCGGTCCGCCGCCACAGGCCCTTGGGGTTGTCGCCGTCCTTCCAGAAGTTGTAGTACCACTCGCCGTGTTTGCCCACCATGGGGATCCGGTCGGTGGAGTCGAGGACCTCCAGGATCCGGTCTTCCAGCGCGGTGTAGTCGGCGTCTTCGAGGAGTTCTTCGGTACGGGCATTCTGCTCGCGGACCCACGCCAGCTGCTCCTGGCCGTAGATGTCCTCCAGCCAGATATTCTCGTCGACAGGTTCCGGTGCCGTCCCTGCAGCCGGGACGGCACCGGGGGCTTGGCCGGACGCGGACGGGTGATCAGCTTCTGTGGTGGTCATTTTTCCATCCAAGAACATCCGTGGCGGCAGTGGCAAGTCACACGACCGGTCGGGCCGGGGCCCGGTTGCCGATACGCTGGATGCCGTGGGCATATCGCGAAGCATCCGGACGGCAGTGATCGGCGCCGGCCCCCGGGGCACGAGCGTGCTGGAACGGCTCCTCGCCAACTGGGCCGCCGCCGGTCCCGCCGGAACCCTGCACGTCGACGTCATTGACCCGTACCCGGCCGGCCCCGGGCATGTCTGGCAGCCCGGACAGTCGCGGCTGTACCTGATGAACACCCAGTCCTTCTACCCGACGGTGGTTCCCGAGGACCGGGAGCTCGCCGCGCCCCTGGCCGGCCACACGTTTGACCAGTGGCGCGAGCTGCAGCAGCGCGACCCGAACCCGGCGCTGACGGACGCCGAGCGCGCCGAGATCGCCGGGCTCGGGCCGACGGACTTCCCCAGCCGGGCCCTGTACGGCCGTTACCTGCGAGCCACCCTCGAGGAGCTGCTCACACGCCTGCCGCCCGGCGTCACCGTGGACTTCCACCCGGCGACGGCGACGTCCGTGCGCCACGCGGCCGCGGCCGACGGTGATTTGGCGGCCGACCGCGGCGCACCGCCGGTGCGGTTCGACGTCGTCCTTGACGACGGAACTGTGCTCACCGCCGACTCCGTGGTCCTCGCCCTGGGCCATCTCGAGGCGCGGTTGAACGCCGAGCAGCGGGAACTGCGCACCGCCGCGGAGGAACTCGGGCTGCTGTATGTGCCGCCTGCGGCGCCGGCCGACGTCGACTGGTCGCGGGTGCCGGGCGGGGAACCCGTCCTGGTCCGGGGCATGGGCCTGAATTTCTTCGACGTCATGGGGCAGCTGACGGAAGGCCGCGGCGGCCGGTTCGTGGCCGCAGCGGACACCGCGGAACTGACGTATCTGCCGTCCGGCCGTGAACCGCTCATCATCGCCGCCTCCCGCCGCGGGACCCCGTACCGGGCCAAGGCGACGCTTACCGGGTACTACCCCGGCGCGGTCCAGCTGCGGTACTGCACCGAGGAAGCAGCCGCGAAATTCGCCCGGTCCGGGATCCGGCCGTCCTTCGACTTCGACCTCTGGCCGCTGCTGCACCGCGACGCGATCTGGGCCTACTACTCAACCCTCGCGCGCTCGCAGCCCGGCGCCGTCCTGACCGACCCGGCCGAATTCCTGCGCGCCCTGGACGAGTCCCTGCGTCCGCACGCGCACTCGGCCGGCAA
Protein-coding sequences here:
- a CDS encoding FAD/NAD(P)-binding domain-containing protein; its protein translation is MGISRSIRTAVIGAGPRGTSVLERLLANWAAAGPAGTLHVDVIDPYPAGPGHVWQPGQSRLYLMNTQSFYPTVVPEDRELAAPLAGHTFDQWRELQQRDPNPALTDAERAEIAGLGPTDFPSRALYGRYLRATLEELLTRLPPGVTVDFHPATATSVRHAAAADGDLAADRGAPPVRFDVVLDDGTVLTADSVVLALGHLEARLNAEQRELRTAAEELGLLYVPPAAPADVDWSRVPGGEPVLVRGMGLNFFDVMGQLTEGRGGRFVAAADTAELTYLPSGREPLIIAASRRGTPYRAKATLTGYYPGAVQLRYCTEEAAAKFARSGIRPSFDFDLWPLLHRDAIWAYYSTLARSQPGAVLTDPAEFLRALDESLRPHAHSAGKWEDATESVVAVHVRAAHRLDLLGLAAPLAGRSFGSRAELDAAVVDYLLDDARRSALGEDDPVKMAIGALHHGRAVLKTAVADSGITDESWVAGLRGWFESFVEGLASGPPALRSAQLAALARAGVVRFVGPDPKFGVDRKARAFTAASPWVGGGTDASVDDGAGLAGGVGGSGLGSGVAVAGSGVSAAAMIEALAPANRVAVNASPLLEQLLAEGLVRPRLMMSVEGTPVETSGLDVVPHPYRPLGASGSVTEGLYVLGLQLSAAQWGTAIAAEARPSSGPVYRSGQRTLRDADEIARTILAL